One Methanobacterium sp. genomic region harbors:
- a CDS encoding argininosuccinate synthase: MKKVVLAFSGGLDTSVCIKLLEEKYDMEVVTACVDVGQPEDEIERPASAADKIGVSKHYTIDAKDEFAEDFIFKAIKANALYEGYPLSTALARPLIAMKIVELAKKEGADAIAHGCTGKGNDQFRFEAMIRSRSNADIIAPIRDLNLTRTEEVKYAKDHGIPLASDKLYSIDENIWGRSIEGDILEDPMVETPEEAFSWTNSTEDAPDEAQVLEIKFENGVPVALDNEEMNPLDIIGKCNQIAGKHGIGRIDIIEDRIIGLKSRENYEVPGAILLINAHKALEQLTLTRSELKFAAYISEMYSELVYDGLWHDPLREDMDSAVDNMQRRVTGTVRVKLHKGNLRILGRESPYSIYSEEAVSFEDKGIDQREMTGMVKNYGMQAATYNKICKKD, from the coding sequence ATGAAAAAAGTTGTTCTCGCATTCAGTGGAGGTCTAGATACATCAGTGTGCATCAAGTTACTTGAAGAAAAATATGACATGGAAGTTGTAACAGCATGCGTAGATGTAGGACAGCCCGAAGATGAAATAGAAAGACCAGCGTCAGCTGCAGATAAAATAGGCGTTTCAAAACATTATACCATAGATGCAAAGGATGAATTTGCAGAAGATTTTATATTCAAAGCAATTAAAGCTAATGCATTATATGAAGGATACCCATTAAGCACTGCACTTGCAAGGCCGTTAATAGCAATGAAAATCGTAGAACTTGCTAAAAAAGAAGGTGCAGATGCAATAGCTCATGGATGCACTGGTAAAGGTAACGACCAGTTTAGATTTGAAGCTATGATAAGATCTAGATCCAATGCAGATATAATTGCTCCAATAAGAGATTTAAACCTTACACGAACTGAAGAAGTAAAATATGCAAAGGACCATGGTATCCCTCTTGCTTCTGATAAGCTTTACAGTATCGATGAAAACATATGGGGAAGATCAATAGAGGGAGATATCCTCGAAGACCCAATGGTTGAAACACCAGAAGAAGCATTCAGCTGGACAAATTCAACTGAAGATGCTCCAGATGAAGCACAGGTACTGGAAATTAAATTTGAAAATGGGGTTCCTGTAGCTTTAGATAATGAAGAGATGAATCCTCTGGACATAATTGGAAAATGCAACCAAATTGCAGGTAAGCATGGTATTGGTAGAATTGATATCATTGAGGACAGAATAATCGGCCTCAAATCAAGGGAAAATTATGAAGTACCTGGGGCAATTTTACTTATTAATGCTCACAAAGCATTAGAACAGCTCACACTTACAAGAAGCGAGCTTAAATTTGCTGCATACATTTCTGAAATGTATTCTGAGCTTGTATATGATGGCCTGTGGCACGATCCTCTAAGGGAAGACATGGATAGTGCAGTTGATAACATGCAGAGACGGGTAACTGGAACTGTAAGAGTGAAACTCCACAAAGGAAACCTGAGGATACTTGGAAGGGAATCTCCTTACAGTATTTACAGTGAAGAAGCTGTTTCATTTGAAGACAAAGGAATAGATCAGCGTGAAATGACTGGAATGGTCAAAAACTACGGTATGCAGGCTGCAACCTATAATAAAATATGTAAAAAGGACTGA
- a CDS encoding glycosyl hydrolase produces MVKLQPPSKGVYHSAFPNFGGSEDNVTSQRISNFEKLTNKSIVWAAFSDNWGESNITFPRAAVETIHNQGAVPYLRMMPRTNLDEIDDSNPVYKPDPKYSLQKIIDGDFDNQLREYAREVKKTNIPIIIDFACEMNGNWFYWSGICNGGKTKDKYGDPALADGPEKYRDAYRHIIDIFKEEGANNVTWVFHVDAYSDPSESWNNYSAYYPGDNYIDWIGVSAYGSTYAGEEGENFTEIMDNTYPQLESISKTKPLAVLEFGVNEGKDKPQWIKEALESIKNGKYPKIKAVSYWNENWEEDDGTTSKLSIDSSKESLEVYKQEISDPFFIDKPIFN; encoded by the coding sequence ATGGTTAAACTTCAGCCCCCATCTAAAGGTGTTTATCACAGTGCCTTCCCTAATTTTGGAGGTTCTGAAGACAATGTAACTTCACAAAGAATCAGCAACTTTGAAAAGTTGACGAATAAATCCATTGTTTGGGCAGCTTTTTCAGATAACTGGGGTGAAAGTAATATTACATTCCCCAGAGCGGCTGTAGAGACTATCCATAATCAAGGTGCTGTTCCTTACCTTAGAATGATGCCTAGGACCAATCTTGATGAAATTGACGACTCTAATCCCGTTTATAAACCTGATCCAAAATATAGTCTCCAGAAAATAATAGACGGAGATTTCGATAACCAGTTAAGAGAATACGCTCGTGAAGTAAAAAAAACAAACATACCCATAATAATTGATTTTGCATGTGAAATGAACGGCAACTGGTTTTACTGGAGTGGAATTTGTAACGGAGGGAAAACTAAAGATAAATACGGTGATCCTGCTCTGGCTGATGGACCTGAAAAGTATCGTGATGCATACAGGCATATAATAGACATATTCAAAGAAGAAGGGGCAAACAATGTTACATGGGTCTTCCACGTCGATGCATATTCAGATCCCTCGGAATCATGGAATAATTACAGCGCTTATTATCCTGGAGATAACTATATAGACTGGATTGGTGTAAGTGCATATGGATCTACGTATGCAGGTGAAGAAGGGGAAAATTTCACCGAAATTATGGATAACACATACCCCCAACTGGAATCTATATCCAAAACAAAACCACTTGCAGTTTTGGAATTTGGAGTTAATGAAGGGAAAGATAAACCCCAATGGATAAAAGAAGCGCTTGAATCAATAAAAAATGGGAAATATCCAAAAATTAAAGCTGTAAGTTACTGGAATGAAAATTGGGAAGAAGACGACGGAACTACTTCTAAACTAAGCATAGATTCATCTAAAGAATCTTTAGAAGTATATAAACAAGAAATAAGTGATCCTTTCTTTATCGATAAACCAATATTCAATTAA
- a CDS encoding pro-sigmaK processing inhibitor BofA family protein encodes MSIELIVLGIIILIVAFAALGILFKIAGLLLKILVHVILGWIVLFLVNILPFVHIPINILTVLIAGFGGIWGVLLLILAQILGFF; translated from the coding sequence ATGTCTATAGAACTTATAGTGCTTGGAATCATAATACTAATTGTTGCATTTGCAGCACTTGGAATTCTGTTTAAAATCGCAGGACTACTGCTTAAAATACTTGTCCATGTAATACTTGGATGGATAGTTCTGTTCCTGGTAAATATACTTCCGTTTGTCCATATCCCTATAAATATACTGACGGTTCTTATTGCAGGGTTTGGAGGAATATGGGGAGTTCTGCTTTTAATACTTGCGCAGATATTAGGATTCTTTTAA
- a CDS encoding NAD(P)H-hydrate dehydratase encodes MTPKDMMAVDSNAEELGISKPALMENAGKSVADHIIDILDPCKIVIFAGTGGNGGDGFVTARHLLNNGYNVELFFIGHSDRIKSPETLQNWTAIQNINSDLNSLKVKRIEDSSTLKKVTAPVIVDALLGTGVKGKLREPVSSAVDIINKSEGIKIAVDVPSGLDPLTGNVQDKAVEADFTLTFHEIKTGLKKAAVRYVGNVILYDIGIPKEAEIFLGKGDLLRLKKRGMTSHKGNNGRVLVIGGSRDYSGAPTLAAHAAFKSGVDLVHVACPQSVALPIRSYSPDFIVHTLSEEIIVEEDVDKIVELSKNVDSVVIGCGMGRDAETAAALNEILGEIKKPMVIDADGLKLLYNDILHEIENEVIVTPHSAEFKALFGLDVPERLNDKMEIISKVSNKNKCVVLLKGALDIISNGGKTRLNKTGNPGMTVGGTGDCLAGLTGGLLAKGHDAFEAACLGAYINGRAGDMASVKYEYHFTATDMMKYIDDAFR; translated from the coding sequence ATGACTCCAAAGGATATGATGGCTGTTGATAGTAACGCAGAAGAATTAGGCATTTCTAAGCCCGCGCTTATGGAAAATGCAGGTAAATCCGTAGCTGATCACATAATTGATATTTTAGATCCATGTAAAATTGTGATATTTGCAGGTACTGGAGGTAATGGTGGTGACGGATTTGTTACTGCACGGCATTTACTAAATAACGGTTATAATGTAGAATTATTTTTTATAGGTCACTCTGACAGAATTAAATCCCCTGAAACTCTTCAAAACTGGACTGCAATCCAGAATATAAATTCAGACCTAAATTCTCTTAAAGTAAAAAGAATTGAAGATTCATCCACACTTAAAAAAGTCACCGCCCCAGTTATAGTTGATGCACTGCTTGGAACTGGAGTTAAAGGCAAGCTTAGAGAGCCAGTTTCAAGTGCAGTTGATATAATAAACAAATCTGAAGGTATCAAAATTGCAGTTGATGTACCAAGTGGATTAGATCCATTGACAGGAAATGTACAAGATAAAGCTGTAGAAGCTGATTTCACACTTACATTTCATGAAATAAAAACAGGGCTTAAAAAAGCTGCCGTTAGATATGTTGGAAATGTTATCCTGTATGATATAGGCATTCCAAAAGAAGCTGAAATATTTTTAGGTAAAGGAGACCTATTAAGGCTCAAAAAAAGGGGCATGACCTCCCATAAAGGTAACAACGGAAGAGTTCTTGTTATAGGTGGCAGTCGAGATTATTCAGGTGCTCCAACACTTGCAGCTCATGCAGCATTCAAATCGGGAGTAGATTTAGTCCATGTAGCATGTCCTCAAAGCGTAGCTCTCCCAATTAGATCCTATTCACCCGATTTTATCGTCCATACGCTTTCTGAAGAGATCATCGTTGAAGAAGATGTAGATAAAATAGTGGAACTTTCCAAAAATGTAGATTCCGTTGTAATTGGCTGCGGCATGGGTCGTGATGCAGAAACAGCTGCTGCTTTAAACGAAATATTAGGGGAAATTAAAAAACCGATGGTAATAGATGCAGATGGTTTAAAATTATTATATAATGATATACTCCATGAAATAGAAAATGAAGTAATAGTTACCCCTCATTCTGCAGAATTTAAAGCTCTTTTCGGTTTAGATGTTCCAGAAAGACTTAACGATAAAATGGAAATTATCTCAAAGGTTTCAAATAAAAATAAATGCGTGGTTCTCCTAAAGGGAGCTCTTGATATCATTTCAAATGGCGGAAAAACAAGGTTAAATAAAACTGGAAATCCTGGAATGACAGTTGGTGGAACTGGAGACTGCCTTGCAGGCCTCACTGGAGGACTACTGGCTAAAGGGCATGATGCATTTGAAGCTGCCTGTCTTGGAGCTTACATAAACGGAAGAGCTGGAGACATGGCTTCAGTAAAATATGAATATCATTTTACTGCAACTGACATGATGAAGTACATTGACGACGCTTTTAGATAA
- a CDS encoding 3H domain-containing protein, whose translation MPIISYSILIYALVALMALFIYGIIGSMYIMHLDIINSLYYTVITIATVGYGDIIPITPVQKLFTITLVLGGVGLVAYVFTLALTVISMAVEEVTSGSRQRRRIAAAKNHFILCGYGRVGSAVFKQLQRRNQEAIIIERNRNIIEKELWEEPEVLAIPGDATDEDILKSAGIKKARGIIIATGEDVDNLFITLTARELHPEIWIVARASKSENIKRLYRSGADKVISPETSGGEDIYFAAIQPTLMKITMMHGVSNIKKEAEIILRYGATLENIEYHLPEFKEPLARKIEISKMDELNKFMDSLERDPSRKNSLQRVYESVSGIHSHWISGQDRESLDRIVEELKKEGLLLGVNLNDDEIKEAARKHGRIVEVIVKPEIKITESHAVGDIRKEAEIILKHGCTMEDIEYYLPGFHESLHRNIGLSRIEDMDNFLKSLDEDSKKMESLERLYSLSGGGIHSHRITGPDTKSLANVENELKAKGFFLGVNLSKEEIETKIQEFGRVVELLLRHEVTNLDDKKIIVGLKGRILDSKHYLPGVRQIVTRNLYVSSEEDVKNCEDELKRPDARRSVESLYKISRQIHSHTVAAPDVKTIKKIEKALDNKGILLGVNLPEEKIWEVVESQPDDNE comes from the coding sequence ATGCCTATTATTTCGTATTCTATATTGATTTATGCTTTAGTTGCATTGATGGCGCTGTTTATTTATGGTATAATTGGATCTATGTATATAATGCATTTAGATATAATTAATTCATTATATTATACTGTTATAACGATAGCAACTGTTGGTTATGGGGATATTATCCCAATTACTCCTGTTCAAAAACTTTTTACAATAACGCTGGTTTTAGGAGGAGTTGGTTTAGTTGCTTATGTATTTACTTTAGCATTAACGGTGATTTCAATGGCTGTAGAAGAAGTTACTTCTGGTTCCAGGCAAAGAAGGAGGATAGCCGCTGCTAAAAATCATTTTATACTTTGTGGATATGGTAGAGTTGGCAGTGCAGTCTTTAAACAGCTTCAAAGAAGGAACCAGGAAGCAATAATAATTGAGAGAAATAGGAATATTATAGAAAAAGAATTATGGGAAGAACCAGAGGTTCTTGCAATTCCTGGAGATGCAACAGATGAGGATATCCTTAAATCTGCAGGGATAAAAAAAGCAAGAGGCATTATAATAGCCACAGGTGAAGATGTTGATAATCTATTCATAACTCTAACTGCAAGGGAACTGCATCCAGAGATATGGATAGTTGCAAGGGCAAGTAAAAGCGAAAATATCAAAAGACTTTACAGATCTGGAGCAGATAAAGTTATATCGCCTGAAACAAGCGGTGGGGAAGATATTTATTTCGCTGCTATCCAGCCGACCCTCATGAAAATTACCATGATGCATGGTGTTTCAAATATCAAAAAAGAAGCCGAAATAATACTGAGATATGGGGCTACCCTGGAAAATATAGAATATCATTTACCTGAGTTTAAGGAACCCCTTGCAAGGAAAATTGAGATTTCTAAAATGGACGAATTAAACAAGTTTATGGATAGTTTAGAGCGTGATCCCTCAAGAAAAAACTCACTGCAAAGGGTATATGAATCGGTAAGTGGAATTCATTCGCATTGGATTTCAGGGCAGGACAGGGAAAGTCTGGATAGGATTGTAGAAGAACTTAAAAAAGAAGGTTTACTTTTAGGAGTTAATTTAAACGACGATGAGATAAAAGAAGCTGCAAGAAAACATGGAAGAATTGTGGAAGTCATCGTAAAACCTGAGATTAAAATTACAGAATCTCATGCTGTTGGTGATATACGCAAAGAAGCTGAAATAATCTTAAAACATGGCTGTACAATGGAAGATATCGAATATTATTTGCCAGGATTCCATGAATCACTCCATAGAAACATAGGATTATCTCGAATTGAAGACATGGATAACTTTTTAAAAAGTCTAGATGAAGATTCAAAAAAGATGGAATCTTTAGAAAGGTTATATTCTCTTTCAGGTGGGGGAATTCATTCCCATAGAATTACAGGGCCTGATACTAAGAGCCTGGCAAATGTTGAAAATGAGTTGAAAGCTAAAGGGTTCTTTTTAGGCGTTAATTTATCTAAAGAAGAAATAGAAACTAAAATTCAGGAATTTGGTAGGGTTGTAGAACTGCTTCTTCGACATGAAGTAACTAATCTCGATGATAAAAAGATAATAGTAGGGCTTAAAGGCAGAATTTTAGATTCAAAGCATTATCTTCCTGGAGTTAGGCAAATCGTAACCAGAAACCTGTACGTTAGTTCAGAAGAAGATGTTAAAAACTGTGAAGATGAACTTAAAAGGCCAGACGCAAGAAGGTCTGTTGAGTCATTATACAAAATATCAAGACAGATACATTCTCATACAGTGGCTGCACCAGACGTCAAGACCATTAAGAAAATTGAAAAAGCGCTTGATAATAAAGGCATACTTTTAGGGGTCAATTTACCTGAAGAGAAAATATGGGAAGTTGTTGAAAGTCAACCTGATGATAATGAATAA
- a CDS encoding minor capsid protein, producing the protein MPYIVCTKCNGYYKLQEWESLDDFKECECGGDLIQVDSLNIPYNTERVKTIVETFKNSEPDEKNTDSKGNNKLSISVDHTDGLTKLLKSKRPSKKGFSVEEQRSIFKEIALIPELYDFEYIGPIDDHTKLQIIKILAKVVNEGKGVIDATNEIKSKTSLNSEDAENISKNEISRIKNLGNWRIHKEKGYKYFKISKSLNTCEKCRKAYDKKIFNINEVKMLPPLHPLCRCNAIFIK; encoded by the coding sequence TTGCCTTATATCGTATGTACTAAATGTAACGGATATTACAAGCTTCAGGAATGGGAATCACTAGATGATTTTAAAGAATGTGAGTGTGGAGGCGATCTAATACAGGTTGATTCGTTGAATATACCTTATAACACTGAAAGAGTAAAAACCATCGTTGAAACGTTTAAAAATTCTGAACCTGATGAAAAAAATACTGATTCAAAAGGAAATAACAAATTAAGTATTAGCGTTGACCACACAGACGGATTAACTAAACTATTAAAAAGTAAAAGGCCTTCTAAAAAGGGTTTTTCTGTAGAAGAACAAAGATCCATATTTAAAGAAATTGCATTAATTCCAGAATTGTATGATTTTGAATATATAGGCCCAATAGATGACCATACAAAATTACAGATTATCAAAATACTTGCAAAGGTTGTTAACGAGGGTAAAGGAGTTATAGATGCTACCAATGAAATCAAATCGAAAACATCGCTAAATTCTGAGGATGCTGAAAATATAAGTAAGAACGAGATAAGTAGAATAAAAAATCTTGGAAACTGGCGTATTCATAAAGAAAAAGGATATAAATACTTCAAAATATCTAAATCTCTCAATACATGCGAAAAATGCCGTAAAGCATATGATAAAAAGATATTCAATATAAATGAAGTTAAAATGCTTCCCCCATTACACCCCCTGTGCAGATGCAACGCCATATTCATAAAATAA
- the fhcD gene encoding formylmethanofuran--tetrahydromethanopterin N-formyltransferase — translation MEINGVEIEDTFAEAFGIQVSRILVTAATKKLAKIAATEATGYGTSVIGCPAEAGIDCYVPPEETPDGRPGYMIMICNMSKKKLDHELLERVGMCLLTAATTAAFDALDDADEKLNVGFKLKFFGDGFEKELNIDGRTVYSVPIMSGDFLVEGEFGIKSGIAGGNFFIMGDSQSSALIAAEAAVDAIGAVEGAITPFPGGVVASGSKVGSNKYKFLGASTNEKMCVTLKDEVEDSDIPADVNGVYEIVIDGVSEEAVKEAMKVGIEAATKVPGILKISAGNFGGNLGTCNIKLHEIF, via the coding sequence ATGGAAATAAACGGAGTAGAAATAGAAGATACTTTTGCTGAAGCATTTGGAATACAGGTTTCACGCATACTTGTAACTGCAGCTACCAAAAAGCTGGCTAAAATAGCAGCGACAGAAGCAACCGGTTACGGAACATCAGTTATCGGTTGTCCTGCAGAGGCAGGAATAGACTGCTACGTCCCGCCAGAAGAAACCCCTGACGGAAGGCCAGGTTACATGATCATGATCTGTAACATGAGCAAGAAAAAACTTGACCATGAGTTATTAGAACGTGTGGGAATGTGTTTACTAACCGCTGCAACAACTGCAGCATTCGATGCTCTTGATGATGCTGACGAGAAACTAAACGTAGGATTCAAACTGAAATTCTTCGGAGACGGTTTCGAAAAAGAATTAAACATAGATGGAAGAACTGTCTACTCAGTTCCAATTATGTCTGGAGACTTCTTAGTTGAAGGTGAATTCGGAATTAAATCAGGAATAGCTGGAGGAAACTTCTTCATAATGGGAGACAGCCAATCATCAGCATTAATAGCAGCAGAAGCAGCAGTAGATGCAATTGGAGCAGTTGAAGGTGCAATAACTCCATTCCCAGGTGGAGTAGTAGCTTCAGGTTCTAAAGTCGGATCAAACAAATACAAATTCTTAGGTGCTTCCACCAACGAAAAAATGTGTGTAACATTAAAAGATGAAGTTGAAGACAGCGACATCCCAGCTGACGTAAATGGAGTATACGAAATCGTTATTGATGGTGTAAGCGAAGAAGCTGTTAAAGAAGCAATGAAAGTTGGAATCGAAGCAGCGACCAAAGTCCCAGGTATCTTAAAAATAAGCGCTGGAAACTTCGGTGGAAACCTCGGTACATGCAACATCAAGCTTCACGAAATTTTCTAA
- a CDS encoding histidine kinase dimerization/phosphoacceptor domain -containing protein, translating into MPLAEDKEYFMETCAPLHHEENRSTLEDEISLTDGRIIRRFSKQIRDKEDHYFGRLFICEDISERKKIENSIKDREEHLSLITDNMLDLMFQVNSEGIFEYVSPSIKDLLGYEAEDIIGKRDYEFIGMAHPDDFEILIDTIQLVIQTLKPNRIQHRLKHADGHYIWVETVGNPLSNSKDEFSGAVYITRDIKELKKVETQLKSSLEEKEVLLREIHHRVKNNMQIISSLLNLQSKYLNDEKTVNILNESRNRVRSMAMVHEELYRSRDLSKIDFADYIQRLLSGLFNSYGIDKNFIKPEINVEDVLLNIDIAVPCGLIINELVSNSLKHAFVQGQKGKVSIKFHPQDEKYVLKVADDGIGFPENIDFNNTKTLGLQLVTTLVKQLSGSINIYRDTGTLFKIVF; encoded by the coding sequence TTGCCTTTGGCAGAAGATAAAGAATACTTTATGGAAACATGCGCGCCACTTCACCACGAAGAGAACAGATCAACCCTGGAAGATGAAATTTCACTTACAGATGGCAGAATTATAAGACGGTTCTCTAAACAAATTAGAGATAAAGAAGACCACTATTTTGGAAGATTGTTTATATGTGAAGATATCAGCGAACGTAAAAAAATTGAGAATTCTATTAAAGACAGAGAAGAACATTTAAGCTTAATTACAGATAATATGCTGGATTTAATGTTCCAGGTTAACAGTGAAGGAATTTTTGAATATGTAAGTCCTTCTATTAAAGATCTACTTGGATATGAAGCAGAAGATATCATTGGTAAAAGGGATTATGAATTTATCGGCATGGCCCATCCCGATGATTTTGAAATACTTATAGATACAATTCAATTAGTTATCCAAACTTTAAAACCAAACAGAATACAGCACAGGCTTAAACACGCTGATGGACATTATATTTGGGTAGAAACCGTTGGAAATCCCCTTTCTAATAGTAAAGATGAATTTTCAGGGGCAGTGTATATCACCCGCGATATTAAAGAACTTAAAAAAGTAGAGACTCAACTTAAATCTTCTTTAGAGGAGAAAGAAGTGCTTTTACGGGAAATTCATCATAGAGTTAAAAACAACATGCAGATAATAAGTTCTCTTTTAAATCTTCAATCTAAATATTTAAATGATGAAAAAACAGTAAATATTCTCAATGAAAGCCGAAATCGAGTTAGATCCATGGCAATGGTCCACGAGGAGCTTTATCGATCTCGTGACCTTTCAAAAATTGATTTTGCAGATTATATCCAGAGATTATTATCTGGACTTTTTAATTCATACGGAATTGATAAAAACTTTATAAAGCCCGAAATTAATGTAGAAGATGTTCTTCTAAATATAGACATTGCTGTTCCCTGTGGTTTAATTATAAATGAATTGGTTAGTAATTCTTTAAAACATGCTTTCGTACAGGGACAAAAAGGAAAGGTATCCATTAAATTCCATCCTCAAGATGAAAAATACGTGCTTAAAGTTGCCGATGATGGAATTGGATTTCCTGAAAATATTGATTTTAACAATACAAAAACATTAGGATTGCAGCTGGTAACTACCCTTGTAAAACAGCTGTCAGGTAGTATAAATATTTATAGAGATACAGGAACCCTATTTAAGATTGTTTTTTAA
- a CDS encoding PAS domain S-box protein, which translates to MNDEDLFKKQQGKFKIHSTTGKIEGHSNLKEELLLKTSILDMHVDPIFLHDIKGNCIYLNETACKFMGYTKDELMKTNLYDLNFPEFSKLNLQSEELVKQELRFQSTHFKKDKSIIPVEIHSKLIEVKSEKLILSTVRDITELKKTEKNLRWNINLIRSVAENSPLAFYVIDNKTDSVLYLNHNFCKLWGLKGLEKGIKEGKLKNK; encoded by the coding sequence ATGAATGATGAAGATCTGTTTAAAAAACAGCAGGGTAAATTTAAAATACATTCCACTACTGGAAAGATAGAAGGACATAGTAATTTAAAAGAAGAACTATTGCTAAAAACCAGTATTTTAGACATGCATGTTGATCCTATTTTCCTGCACGATATTAAAGGAAACTGCATTTACCTAAATGAAACAGCTTGCAAGTTCATGGGTTATACTAAAGATGAATTAATGAAAACAAATCTTTACGATTTAAATTTTCCTGAATTTTCTAAATTAAATCTTCAATCAGAAGAGCTTGTGAAACAAGAACTAAGATTCCAATCCACTCATTTTAAGAAAGATAAATCGATTATACCTGTAGAAATACATTCAAAACTCATTGAAGTGAAATCTGAGAAACTTATTCTCAGCACTGTCAGGGATATTACAGAACTTAAGAAGACCGAGAAAAACTTAAGATGGAACATTAATCTAATTCGATCTGTGGCAGAAAATTCCCCTCTGGCTTTTTATGTTATAGATAACAAAACTGATTCTGTTTTATACCTTAATCATAATTTTTGTAAATTATGGGGTTTAAAAGGGCTTGAAAAAGGAATAAAAGAAGGTAAACTTAAAAATAAATAG
- a CDS encoding UPF0104 family protein, with protein sequence MKHSTLILSLVGFGILVAMVLIIGPSKIVSAVELANPWYLLLAVLIQFAIYGLWTQRWAINVNSVDINIKKIHLLPMLMVGMAINNLTPSGRGGGEPVRGYILSKYSKTTFEKSFATVIADRGLDTFPFMVLAVITIISLVLFMTLSELVVIGLTIAVIALLILFIVALYMSINKEFGKKATLWLVKVIKRFSRKEHSTLEEKALTVIHGFQNSMRTMIKDRNVLMYGLPLSFIIWIFEILRVYIVFSAFNAEVSLLLIAEVFIISTLLGMIPLLPGGLGAVDGVMIILFSAAGVPPSISAAATIVERLISFWMTTIIGTAILPYFGTGVVDKIFSKNS encoded by the coding sequence ATGAAACATAGCACTTTGATCTTATCACTCGTAGGATTTGGGATTCTCGTAGCTATGGTTCTGATTATAGGGCCAAGCAAAATTGTAAGTGCAGTTGAATTAGCAAATCCATGGTATCTGCTTCTTGCAGTACTTATACAGTTTGCAATTTATGGTTTATGGACCCAACGATGGGCAATAAATGTGAATTCTGTAGACATTAACATTAAAAAAATTCATCTCCTTCCCATGTTAATGGTAGGTATGGCAATTAATAACCTAACTCCAAGCGGAAGAGGGGGAGGAGAACCAGTAAGAGGATATATATTAAGTAAATACTCAAAAACCACCTTCGAAAAGTCTTTTGCAACAGTGATAGCAGATAGAGGACTTGATACATTTCCTTTCATGGTTTTAGCCGTCATAACCATAATTTCTCTAGTTTTATTCATGACTTTATCAGAACTAGTAGTAATAGGCCTTACAATTGCAGTTATAGCCCTGCTTATTCTATTTATAGTGGCATTATACATGTCCATAAATAAAGAATTCGGTAAAAAAGCCACATTATGGCTTGTAAAGGTAATAAAACGATTTTCTAGAAAGGAACACAGTACACTTGAAGAAAAAGCATTAACTGTTATTCATGGTTTCCAAAACAGCATGCGGACCATGATAAAAGATAGAAATGTTTTGATGTATGGACTCCCACTTTCCTTTATAATCTGGATTTTTGAAATATTAAGAGTTTACATTGTATTTTCCGCATTCAACGCGGAAGTATCACTCCTATTAATAGCAGAAGTTTTTATAATTTCTACCCTGCTTGGAATGATACCCCTTCTTCCAGGAGGCCTGGGTGCAGTTGATGGTGTGATGATAATTTTATTTTCTGCTGCAGGTGTTCCACCATCCATAAGTGCTGCAGCAACCATAGTTGAAAGGCTGATTTCATTCTGGATGACCACAATCATAGGTACTGCGATACTTCCTTATTTTGGAACAGGCGTTGTAGACAAAATTTTTAGTAAAAACAGTTGA